A stretch of candidate division WOR-3 bacterium DNA encodes these proteins:
- a CDS encoding Fur family transcriptional regulator: MITDLDRIKEMLQKAKIKPTYLRMRLLKYLLEKKNHPTGKMIYQVLKKELPTISLTSIYNNLELFAEKGLVKIILLDPKEIRFDGEKGHHHFFCEKCRKIIDLPIDCSLIKKKKIYGHLIKDWDGYFFGICKDCQND; the protein is encoded by the coding sequence ATGATTACAGATTTGGATAGAATTAAAGAAATGCTTCAAAAAGCAAAAATCAAACCGACCTATTTAAGAATGCGTCTTTTAAAATATCTCTTAGAGAAGAAAAATCATCCAACAGGTAAAATGATTTATCAAGTATTGAAGAAAGAATTGCCCACGATTTCTTTAACCTCTATTTACAATAATTTAGAACTTTTTGCCGAAAAAGGTTTAGTAAAGATTATTTTGCTGGATCCAAAGGAAATAAGATTTGATGGCGAAAAGGGGCATCATCATTTCTTTTGTGAAAAATGTCGGAAGATAATTGATTTACCAATTGATTGTAGTTTGATTAAAAAGAAAAAAATTTATGGCCATTTGATAAAAGATTGGGATGGTTATTTTTTTGGGATTTGTAAAGATTGTCAAAATGATTGA
- the rbr gene encoding rubrerythrin, whose amino-acid sequence MKTIKGTKTEKNLLIAFAGESQARNRYTFFSEQAKKEGYYQIASIFLETADNEREHAQRLFSFLEGGLIEITASFPAGKIGTTEENLKAAAEGENYEYTQMYPSFAKIAEEEGFNEIAAVLKAIAVAEKQHEKRYLALLENLKNGKVFKKDKEVVWKCQRCGYIHMGKEAPNICPSCGYPKNYFELLCENW is encoded by the coding sequence ATGAAGACAATTAAAGGAACAAAAACCGAGAAGAACTTATTAATTGCTTTTGCTGGTGAAAGCCAGGCAAGAAATCGTTATACCTTTTTTAGTGAACAGGCAAAAAAGGAAGGTTATTATCAGATTGCTTCAATCTTTTTGGAAACAGCCGATAATGAGCGAGAGCATGCTCAAAGGTTATTTAGTTTTTTAGAAGGTGGTTTGATAGAAATTACTGCTTCTTTTCCGGCAGGTAAAATCGGCACTACTGAAGAGAATTTAAAAGCAGCGGCCGAAGGGGAGAATTACGAATATACTCAAATGTATCCCAGTTTTGCTAAAATTGCTGAGGAGGAGGGGTTTAATGAAATTGCTGCTGTTTTAAAAGCGATTGCGGTTGCTGAAAAACAGCACGAAAAAAGATATCTTGCTCTTTTAGAAAACTTAAAGAATGGCAAAGTATTTAAAAAAGATAAAGAAGTAGTTTGGAAATGTCAACGATGCGGATATATTCATATGGGTAAAGAAGCACCAAATATTTGTCCTTCTTGTGGTTATCCGAAAAATTATTTTGAATTATTATGTGAAAATTGGTAA
- a CDS encoding peroxiredoxin has product MNKEEKKGIPLLGEDFPEMNVLTTHGLMSLPQAYKGKWFVLFSHPADFTPVCTTEFYAFQVRYPQFRKLNCELIGLSVDQVFSHIKWIEWIKEKLNIEIEFPIIADTGEVAEKLGLIHPKKGTNTVRAVFVVDPEGKIRVILYYPQELGRNIDEILRIVEGIQISDKNKVALPANWPNNELVKDKVIIPPANNIKLAKERLEKAKTGEFECYDWWFCYRKLEK; this is encoded by the coding sequence ATGAATAAAGAAGAGAAAAAAGGTATTCCCCTTTTAGGGGAAGATTTTCCAGAAATGAACGTTTTAACCACTCATGGTTTAATGAGTTTACCACAAGCCTATAAGGGAAAATGGTTTGTGTTATTTAGCCATCCGGCTGACTTCACGCCTGTTTGTACTACGGAATTTTATGCCTTTCAAGTTCGGTATCCGCAATTTCGCAAATTAAATTGCGAACTTATTGGATTAAGTGTTGACCAAGTCTTTTCTCATATCAAATGGATTGAATGGATAAAAGAAAAACTGAATATTGAAATTGAATTTCCAATAATTGCTGATACTGGCGAAGTGGCTGAAAAACTTGGTTTAATCCATCCGAAAAAGGGAACAAATACTGTGAGAGCAGTTTTTGTGGTCGATCCCGAAGGAAAAATCAGAGTAATTTTATATTATCCACAAGAATTGGGAAGAAATATTGATGAAATATTAAGAATTGTTGAAGGAATTCAGATTAGCGATAAAAACAAGGTTGCCTTACCAGCAAATTGGCCTAATAATGAATTGGTAAAAGATAAGGTAATAATCCCACCGGCAAATAATATTAAACTAGCGAAAGAGCGTTTAGAGAAAGCCAAAACCGGTGAATTTGAATGTTATGATTGGTGGTTTTGTTACAGAAAGTTAGAGAAATAA
- a CDS encoding thioredoxin family protein, with protein MGVLQDSVKEQVKELFKDLKNPVKLVVFTQESLVTLPTFECETCRDNRILMEELASLSDKISIEIYDFLKDEEKKNQYGIDKIPATAIVGEKDYGIRFYGLPAGYEFSTIIHAIKLVSEGESKISETNKGKLATLTKPIHIQVFVTLTCPYCPQAGYLAYQLAMANDLIKADVINAGEFPQLAQKYNVFAVPKIVINEIVQFEGAVPEDVFVEKAIMAHNTTI; from the coding sequence ATGGGCGTATTACAAGATAGTGTTAAAGAACAAGTAAAGGAACTGTTTAAGGATTTAAAAAATCCGGTTAAGTTGGTTGTTTTTACTCAGGAGAGTTTAGTTACCCTTCCGACTTTTGAATGTGAGACCTGTCGGGATAACCGAATTTTAATGGAAGAACTTGCCTCTCTTTCCGATAAAATAAGTATTGAGATTTATGACTTCTTAAAAGATGAAGAAAAGAAAAATCAATATGGGATTGATAAGATACCAGCGACCGCAATAGTTGGTGAAAAGGATTACGGAATTAGATTTTACGGCTTGCCGGCAGGTTATGAGTTTTCGACAATCATCCACGCAATAAAGTTGGTATCAGAAGGAGAAAGCAAGATAAGCGAAACAAACAAAGGGAAATTAGCCACCCTTACTAAACCAATACATATTCAGGTTTTTGTTACTTTAACTTGTCCTTATTGTCCCCAAGCAGGTTATCTTGCTTATCAATTGGCAATGGCAAATGATCTAATAAAGGCTGATGTGATCAACGCTGGTGAGTTTCCCCAATTGGCTCAAAAATATAATGTCTTTGCGGTGCCCAAAATCGTGATTAACGAAATTGTCCAATTTGAAGGTGCGGTGCCAGAGGATGTTTTTGTGGAAAAAGCGATTATGGCTCATAACACCACGATTTAA
- a CDS encoding ATP-binding protein, producing the protein MKCVVCKRNAEIKVLASFCPDCFITHYERRVERLIKKWRLVSKGDRILICVSGGKDSLSCAEVLYRLKNRFQYEIGVLNLDVNIPQCSNERTKKVVEEFCKERGIPFYFTSFAEYLKISEIDKIFKVSRRPICGTCGMIKRYIFNRFARENNFNKVATGHCADDIIKFFFKNFESGYFSWIDKLKPFTPSFHPKVLPRIRPLYNCLEIENYAYVKFKRIEIATCVMCSYFTRKDEWDEIFRFIDEKKPQFKLNFVRNLAEVKIIGPDKEKEYYECEICGEITDKKICTVCNLKSKI; encoded by the coding sequence ATGAAATGCGTTGTTTGTAAAAGAAATGCTGAGATAAAAGTTCTTGCTTCCTTTTGTCCTGATTGTTTTATAACCCACTACGAAAGAAGGGTTGAAAGGTTAATTAAAAAATGGCGATTGGTTAGCAAGGGTGACCGAATTCTTATTTGTGTTTCCGGTGGTAAAGATTCTCTAAGTTGTGCGGAAGTTCTTTATCGATTAAAAAATCGGTTTCAGTATGAGATTGGTGTTCTAAATTTAGATGTAAATATTCCTCAATGTTCTAACGAAAGGACAAAAAAAGTAGTCGAGGAATTTTGTAAAGAAAGAGGGATTCCCTTTTATTTTACTTCCTTTGCTGAATATTTAAAAATTTCGGAGATTGATAAGATTTTTAAAGTTTCCCGTCGACCAATTTGCGGCACCTGCGGAATGATAAAAAGATATATCTTTAATCGTTTTGCTCGGGAAAATAATTTTAATAAAGTAGCCACTGGTCATTGTGCCGATGATATAATAAAATTCTTCTTTAAAAATTTTGAGAGCGGTTATTTTTCTTGGATAGATAAATTAAAGCCTTTTACTCCTTCTTTTCATCCAAAGGTATTGCCCCGTATCCGACCTTTATATAACTGTTTGGAAATAGAAAATTATGCCTATGTTAAGTTTAAAAGAATAGAAATTGCCACTTGCGTTATGTGCTCTTATTTTACGAGAAAAGATGAATGGGATGAGATATTCAGGTTTATTGATGAGAAAAAACCCCAATTCAAATTAAACTTTGTGAGAAATTTAGCCGAAGTAAAGATAATTGGACCGGACAAGGAAAAGGAATATTATGAGTGCGAAATCTGTGGTGAAATAACGGATAAAAAAATCTGTACAGTCTGTAATTTGAAATCAAAAATTTAA